One window of Pithys albifrons albifrons isolate INPA30051 chromosome 18, PitAlb_v1, whole genome shotgun sequence genomic DNA carries:
- the RBBP8NL gene encoding RBBP8 N-terminal-like protein isoform X1: protein MTTESFAEFLNKLKEIHEKEVQGLHSKLTELTTEKCHDAQRIEELFAKNHQLREQQKVLKENVKVLENRLRAGLCDRCMVTQELAKKKQNEYETSHFQSLQHIFILSNETNRLREENKTLKEELKKLRSLEDRPKNAGVTSRESSSTPNSPLALLSPVSRNAGTEKAAHREAEEAHHDVADLELGEEKPSAQRSSPSSRTSPGTVLQEVSLAEMASQRIANQLHGTIALVRPGSRPCLLEKSPSGTAVSPPARKSPLPPEHEHSPSLEAYLTASKLDSPKVAPSYENLKLTTRREQLCLLHKHLSLHQLASHCASADRDGSSFSSHLLRTKDADGRARSRDGWEDHTALLKLPATMVYVRDQHLEEKLHLLKHRERLQHLLMQQCQPGQRAEGDTKLTPKERPLSPWLSIAAGCKEERSFLEDAADGKEEKELWLSRDLPELRVKVKEGRNDDVDTPLDLSDSGRGRETDWHNRRGLRGSGSPGESPAEPAARGSGGRHREQRGDLRFPYHWPSATRPLPAAAKEEEEEEEDAAMLALSRAHRTNNSMPSNSKVLPKTGVRQNVSAQKGEADDSDAESGKQESDEPDTTDSEEGAPYEDEAEADGKYFCTKDKAHVQQKKRKRGQDPWTKGSKKSVRGRKKIKVEQCSAGITKELENCSASHNDTSEES, encoded by the exons GTCTGCACAGCAAGCTGACAGAGCTGACGACTGAGAAGTGCCA TGATGCTCAGAGAATTGAAGAGCTCTTTGCCAAAAATCACCAATTAAGGGAACAACAAAAGGTccttaaagaaaatgtaaaggTGTTAGAAAACAG GCTGCGAGCAGGTCTCTGTGACAGATGCATGGTCACCCAGGAGCTGGCCAAAAAGAAGCAGAATGAGTACGAGACCTCTCACTTCCAAAGCCTGCAGCACATCTTCATCCTTT CTAATGAGACAAACCGCctgagggaagaaaacaaaactctcAAGGAAGAACTGAAGAAGCTCCGGAGCCTGGA GGACAGGCCAAAGAATGCAGGAGTCACCTCCAGAGAAAGCAGCTCCACACCAAACTCCCCATTGGCTTTACTGTCCCCGGTGAGCAGGAATGCTGGCACCGAGAAAGCAGCTCACAGGGAAGCAGAAGAAGCCCACCATGATGTGGCAGACCTTGAGCTGGGAGAAG AAAAGCCTTCAGCACAGAGAAGCTCTCCAAGCAGCAGGACTTCCCCAGGCACAGTACTCCAAGAAGTCAGCCTTGCAGAAATG GCATCCCAGAGGATTGCCAACCAGCTGCATGGAACCATTGCCCTAGTGAGACCCGGGTCCAGGCCCTGTCTCCTGGAAAAAAGTCCttcagggacagcagtgtcccCACCAGCAAGGAAGAGTCCTCTCCCTCCAGAGCACGAGCACAGCCCCAGTCTTGAGGC TTATTTAACTGCAAGCAAACTGGACTCCCCCAAGGTTGCTCCATCCTATGAAAACCTAAAACTGACCACACggagagagcagctctgcctcctccacaAGCACCTTTCCCTGCACCAGCTGGCAAGTCACTGTGCCTCGGCTGACCGGGAcggcagcagcttctccagccaTTTGCTCAGGACCAAGGATGCCGACGGCAGGGCACGGTCACGCGACGGCTGGGAAGACCACACAGCCTTGCTGAAGCTCCCTGCCACCATGGTGTACGTGAGGGATCAGCACCTGGAGGAGAAGCTGCACCTCCTCAAGCACCGGGAGCggctgcagcacctcctcatgcagcagtgccagccaggcCAGCGGGCAGAGGGAGACACAAAGCTCACACCGAAGGAGCGGCCCCTCTCCCCGTGGCTGAGCATCGCGGCGGGATGCAAGGAGGAAAGATCCTTCCTGGAGGACGCCGCGgatgggaaggaagagaaggagctTTGGCTGAGCCGGGACCTCCCCGAGCTCCGAGTAAAggtgaaggagggaaggaatgaTGATGTAGACACGCCACTGGATCTGTCAGACTCCGGCCGTGGCAGGGAAACAGACTGGCACAACCGCCGGGGGCTGCGGGGGTCCGGCAGCCCCGGGGAGAGCCCTGCTGAGCCGGCAGCCCGCGGCTCCGGCGGGAGACACAGGGAACAGCGGGGCGACCTGCGCTTCCCCTACCACTGGCCCAGCGCCACCCGGccactgcctgctgctgccaaggaggaagaggaggaggaagaggatgcaGCCATG CTTGCACTCTCACGGGCACATCGGACAAACAACTCCATGCCAAGCAACTCAAAGGTCCTTCCTAAGACAGGGGTGAGACAGAATGTGAGTGCACAgaaaggagaagcag ATGACAGTGATGCTGAGTCTGGGAAGCAGGAGTCTGATGAGCCAGACACAACGGACAGCGAG GAGGGTGCCCCATATGAAGATGAAGCCGAGGCTGATGGGAAATACTTTTGCACCAAAGACAAAGCTCATGTGCagcagaagaagagaaaaagaggacaGGATCCTTGGACAAAAG GATCTAAGAAGTCagtgagaggaagaaagaaaatcaaagtggAGCAATGCTCAGCAGGGATCACAAAGGAACTGGAGAATTGCTCTGCTTCCCACAACGATACCTCTGAGGAGAGTTaa
- the RBBP8NL gene encoding RBBP8 N-terminal-like protein isoform X2 — protein MVTQELAKKKQNEYETSHFQSLQHIFILSNETNRLREENKTLKEELKKLRSLEDRPKNAGVTSRESSSTPNSPLALLSPVSRNAGTEKAAHREAEEAHHDVADLELGEEKPSAQRSSPSSRTSPGTVLQEVSLAEMASQRIANQLHGTIALVRPGSRPCLLEKSPSGTAVSPPARKSPLPPEHEHSPSLEAYLTASKLDSPKVAPSYENLKLTTRREQLCLLHKHLSLHQLASHCASADRDGSSFSSHLLRTKDADGRARSRDGWEDHTALLKLPATMVYVRDQHLEEKLHLLKHRERLQHLLMQQCQPGQRAEGDTKLTPKERPLSPWLSIAAGCKEERSFLEDAADGKEEKELWLSRDLPELRVKVKEGRNDDVDTPLDLSDSGRGRETDWHNRRGLRGSGSPGESPAEPAARGSGGRHREQRGDLRFPYHWPSATRPLPAAAKEEEEEEEDAAMLALSRAHRTNNSMPSNSKVLPKTGVRQNVSAQKGEADDSDAESGKQESDEPDTTDSEEGAPYEDEAEADGKYFCTKDKAHVQQKKRKRGQDPWTKGSKKSVRGRKKIKVEQCSAGITKELENCSASHNDTSEES, from the exons ATGGTCACCCAGGAGCTGGCCAAAAAGAAGCAGAATGAGTACGAGACCTCTCACTTCCAAAGCCTGCAGCACATCTTCATCCTTT CTAATGAGACAAACCGCctgagggaagaaaacaaaactctcAAGGAAGAACTGAAGAAGCTCCGGAGCCTGGA GGACAGGCCAAAGAATGCAGGAGTCACCTCCAGAGAAAGCAGCTCCACACCAAACTCCCCATTGGCTTTACTGTCCCCGGTGAGCAGGAATGCTGGCACCGAGAAAGCAGCTCACAGGGAAGCAGAAGAAGCCCACCATGATGTGGCAGACCTTGAGCTGGGAGAAG AAAAGCCTTCAGCACAGAGAAGCTCTCCAAGCAGCAGGACTTCCCCAGGCACAGTACTCCAAGAAGTCAGCCTTGCAGAAATG GCATCCCAGAGGATTGCCAACCAGCTGCATGGAACCATTGCCCTAGTGAGACCCGGGTCCAGGCCCTGTCTCCTGGAAAAAAGTCCttcagggacagcagtgtcccCACCAGCAAGGAAGAGTCCTCTCCCTCCAGAGCACGAGCACAGCCCCAGTCTTGAGGC TTATTTAACTGCAAGCAAACTGGACTCCCCCAAGGTTGCTCCATCCTATGAAAACCTAAAACTGACCACACggagagagcagctctgcctcctccacaAGCACCTTTCCCTGCACCAGCTGGCAAGTCACTGTGCCTCGGCTGACCGGGAcggcagcagcttctccagccaTTTGCTCAGGACCAAGGATGCCGACGGCAGGGCACGGTCACGCGACGGCTGGGAAGACCACACAGCCTTGCTGAAGCTCCCTGCCACCATGGTGTACGTGAGGGATCAGCACCTGGAGGAGAAGCTGCACCTCCTCAAGCACCGGGAGCggctgcagcacctcctcatgcagcagtgccagccaggcCAGCGGGCAGAGGGAGACACAAAGCTCACACCGAAGGAGCGGCCCCTCTCCCCGTGGCTGAGCATCGCGGCGGGATGCAAGGAGGAAAGATCCTTCCTGGAGGACGCCGCGgatgggaaggaagagaaggagctTTGGCTGAGCCGGGACCTCCCCGAGCTCCGAGTAAAggtgaaggagggaaggaatgaTGATGTAGACACGCCACTGGATCTGTCAGACTCCGGCCGTGGCAGGGAAACAGACTGGCACAACCGCCGGGGGCTGCGGGGGTCCGGCAGCCCCGGGGAGAGCCCTGCTGAGCCGGCAGCCCGCGGCTCCGGCGGGAGACACAGGGAACAGCGGGGCGACCTGCGCTTCCCCTACCACTGGCCCAGCGCCACCCGGccactgcctgctgctgccaaggaggaagaggaggaggaagaggatgcaGCCATG CTTGCACTCTCACGGGCACATCGGACAAACAACTCCATGCCAAGCAACTCAAAGGTCCTTCCTAAGACAGGGGTGAGACAGAATGTGAGTGCACAgaaaggagaagcag ATGACAGTGATGCTGAGTCTGGGAAGCAGGAGTCTGATGAGCCAGACACAACGGACAGCGAG GAGGGTGCCCCATATGAAGATGAAGCCGAGGCTGATGGGAAATACTTTTGCACCAAAGACAAAGCTCATGTGCagcagaagaagagaaaaagaggacaGGATCCTTGGACAAAAG GATCTAAGAAGTCagtgagaggaagaaagaaaatcaaagtggAGCAATGCTCAGCAGGGATCACAAAGGAACTGGAGAATTGCTCTGCTTCCCACAACGATACCTCTGAGGAGAGTTaa